A region from the Drosophila bipectinata strain 14024-0381.07 chromosome 3R, DbipHiC1v2, whole genome shotgun sequence genome encodes:
- the NPFR gene encoding neuropeptide F receptor isoform X3, with product MIIGMNQTESGPLATGDRLSGYASSGNSVRYLDDRHPLDYLDLGSVVSNAHAALNSTATSNLSDANDTGARPLDPVLIDRFLSNRAVDSPWYHMLISMYGVLIVFGALGNTLVVIAVVRKPIMRTARNLFILNLAISDLLLCLVTMPLTLMEILSKYWPFGSCSILCKTIAMLQALCIFVSTISITAIAFDRYQVIVYPTRDSLQFVGAVTTLACIWALALLLASPLFIYKELINTDTPTLLQQIGFQDTIPFCIEDWPSSNGRFYYSIFSLCVQYLVPILIVSVAYFGIYNKLKSRITVVAVQAASAQRKVERGRRMKRTNCLLISIAVIFGVSWLPLNFFNLYADMQQSPVTQNMLVKYAICHMIGMSSACSNPLLYGWLNDNFRCNVQAAAARRRRKLGGDLTKGELKLLGKGGASQCGGGASTFGDGGGPDGGCGSMAATDFMTGNPEYGHRSAITESVALTENPMPSEVTKLMPRLEQY from the exons ATAATCGGCATGAACCAAACGGAATCGGGGCCCCTGGCAACCGGGGACCGACTCAGTGGATATGCGAGCAGCGGGAACAGTGTCCGCTATCTCGACGACCGACATCCCTTGGATTACTTGGACCTGGGATCCGTAGTGAGCAACGCCCACGCCGCTCTCAACTCGACGGCCACCAGCAACTTATCGGATGCGAACGATACGGGAGCTCGGCCTCTTGATCCAGTGTTAATCGACCGGTTCCTGAGCAACCGGGCAGTGGACAGCCCATGGTACCATATGCTCATCAGTATGTACGGCGTACTGATTGTGTTCGGCGCCCTGGGCAACACCCTAGTGGTCATTGCAGTCGTCCGGAAGCCCATCATGCGCACGGCCCGCAACCTCTTCATCCTTAACTTGGCCATCTCGG ATTTACTTTTATGCCTGGTTACCATGCCGCTGACACTAATGGAAATCCTATCCAAATACTGGCCTTTTGGGTCCTGCTCCATCCTGTGCAAAACGATTGCCATGCTGCAGGCACTCTGCATTTTCGTGTCGACAATATCCATAACGGCCATCGCCTTCGACCGATATCAG GTTATTGTCTACCCCACGCGAGATAGTCTGCAGTTTGTGGGCGCAGTGACCACCCTGGCGTGTATTTGGGCCTTGGCCCTGCTCCTGGCATCACCGCTCTTTATCTACAAGGAGCTGATAAACACGGACACACCCACTCTGCTGCAACAGATTGGCTTCCAGGACACCATACCCTTTTGCATCGAGGACTGGCCGAGCAGCAACGGTCGCTTCtattactcgatcttctcgcTGTGCGTCCAGTACCTGGTGCCCATCCTGATTGTCTCTGTGGCCTATTTTGGGATCTACAACAAGCTGAAGAGCCGCATCACCGTGGTGGCCGTCCAGGCCGCCTCCGCCCAGCGGAAGGTGGAGCGGGGACGGCGGATGAAGCGGACCAACTGCCTCCTGATCAGCATCGCCGTAATCTTCGGAGTGTCCTGGCTGCCGCTGAATTTCTTCAACCTGTACGCGGACATGCAGCAGTCGCCGGTGACCCAGAACATGCTTGTGAAGTACGCCATCTGTCACATGATTGGCATGAGCTCCGCCTGCTCCAACCCGCTGCTCTACGGCTGGCTCAACGACAACTTCC GATGCAACGTCCAGGCGGCAGCGGCCCGGCGGCGCCGCAAGCTGGGCGGCGACCTCACCAAGGGCGAGCTGAAGTTGCTGGGCAAGGGCGGGGCCTCCCAGTGCGGCGGTGGCGCCTCAACTTTCGGCGACGGTGGCGGCCCGGACGGCGGTTGCGGCAGCATGGCCGCCACCGACTTCATGACCGGAAACCCAGAGTACGGACATCGCAGCGCTATCACCGAGTCTGTGGCCCTCACGGAGAACCCCATGCCCTCGGAGGTCACCAAACTGATGCCGCG TTTGGAACAGTACTGA
- the NPFR gene encoding neuropeptide F receptor isoform X1 has translation MIIGMNQTESGPLATGDRLSGYASSGNSVRYLDDRHPLDYLDLGSVVSNAHAALNSTATSNLSDANDTGARPLDPVLIDRFLSNRAVDSPWYHMLISMYGVLIVFGALGNTLVVIAVVRKPIMRTARNLFILNLAISDLLLCLVTMPLTLMEILSKYWPFGSCSILCKTIAMLQALCIFVSTISITAIAFDRYQVIVYPTRDSLQFVGAVTTLACIWALALLLASPLFIYKELINTDTPTLLQQIGFQDTIPFCIEDWPSSNGRFYYSIFSLCVQYLVPILIVSVAYFGIYNKLKSRITVVAVQAASAQRKVERGRRMKRTNCLLISIAVIFGVSWLPLNFFNLYADMQQSPVTQNMLVKYAICHMIGMSSACSNPLLYGWLNDNFRKEFHELLCRCSEPTNVALNGHTTGCNVQAAAARRRRKLGGDLTKGELKLLGKGGASQCGGGASTFGDGGGPDGGCGSMAATDFMTGNPEYGHRSAITESVALTENPMPSEVTKLMPRLEQY, from the exons ATAATCGGCATGAACCAAACGGAATCGGGGCCCCTGGCAACCGGGGACCGACTCAGTGGATATGCGAGCAGCGGGAACAGTGTCCGCTATCTCGACGACCGACATCCCTTGGATTACTTGGACCTGGGATCCGTAGTGAGCAACGCCCACGCCGCTCTCAACTCGACGGCCACCAGCAACTTATCGGATGCGAACGATACGGGAGCTCGGCCTCTTGATCCAGTGTTAATCGACCGGTTCCTGAGCAACCGGGCAGTGGACAGCCCATGGTACCATATGCTCATCAGTATGTACGGCGTACTGATTGTGTTCGGCGCCCTGGGCAACACCCTAGTGGTCATTGCAGTCGTCCGGAAGCCCATCATGCGCACGGCCCGCAACCTCTTCATCCTTAACTTGGCCATCTCGG ATTTACTTTTATGCCTGGTTACCATGCCGCTGACACTAATGGAAATCCTATCCAAATACTGGCCTTTTGGGTCCTGCTCCATCCTGTGCAAAACGATTGCCATGCTGCAGGCACTCTGCATTTTCGTGTCGACAATATCCATAACGGCCATCGCCTTCGACCGATATCAG GTTATTGTCTACCCCACGCGAGATAGTCTGCAGTTTGTGGGCGCAGTGACCACCCTGGCGTGTATTTGGGCCTTGGCCCTGCTCCTGGCATCACCGCTCTTTATCTACAAGGAGCTGATAAACACGGACACACCCACTCTGCTGCAACAGATTGGCTTCCAGGACACCATACCCTTTTGCATCGAGGACTGGCCGAGCAGCAACGGTCGCTTCtattactcgatcttctcgcTGTGCGTCCAGTACCTGGTGCCCATCCTGATTGTCTCTGTGGCCTATTTTGGGATCTACAACAAGCTGAAGAGCCGCATCACCGTGGTGGCCGTCCAGGCCGCCTCCGCCCAGCGGAAGGTGGAGCGGGGACGGCGGATGAAGCGGACCAACTGCCTCCTGATCAGCATCGCCGTAATCTTCGGAGTGTCCTGGCTGCCGCTGAATTTCTTCAACCTGTACGCGGACATGCAGCAGTCGCCGGTGACCCAGAACATGCTTGTGAAGTACGCCATCTGTCACATGATTGGCATGAGCTCCGCCTGCTCCAACCCGCTGCTCTACGGCTGGCTCAACGACAACTTCCGTAAAGAATTTCACGAACTGCTCTGCCGTTGCTCAGAACCCACTAATGTTGCTCTTAACGGTCACACGACAGGATGCAACGTCCAGGCGGCAGCGGCCCGGCGGCGCCGCAAGCTGGGCGGCGACCTCACCAAGGGCGAGCTGAAGTTGCTGGGCAAGGGCGGGGCCTCCCAGTGCGGCGGTGGCGCCTCAACTTTCGGCGACGGTGGCGGCCCGGACGGCGGTTGCGGCAGCATGGCCGCCACCGACTTCATGACCGGAAACCCAGAGTACGGACATCGCAGCGCTATCACCGAGTCTGTGGCCCTCACGGAGAACCCCATGCCCTCGGAGGTCACCAAACTGATGCCGCG TTTGGAACAGTACTGA
- the NPFR gene encoding neuropeptide F receptor isoform X2, translated as MIIGMNQTESGPLATGDRLSGYASSGNSVRYLDDRHPLDYLDLGSVVSNAHAALNSTATSNLSDANDTGARPLDPVLIDRFLSNRAVDSPWYHMLISMYGVLIVFGALGNTLVVIAVVRKPIMRTARNLFILNLAISDLLLCLVTMPLTLMEILSKYWPFGSCSILCKTIAMLQALCIFVSTISITAIAFDRYQVIVYPTRDSLQFVGAVTTLACIWALALLLASPLFIYKELINTDTPTLLQQIGFQDTIPFCIEDWPSSNGRFYYSIFSLCVQYLVPILIVSVAYFGIYNKLKSRITVVAVQAASAQRKVERGRRMKRTNCLLISIAVIFGVSWLPLNFFNLYADMQQSPVTQNMLVKYAICHMIGMSSACSNPLLYGWLNDNFRKEFHELLCRCSEPTNVALNGHTTGCNVQAAAARRRRKLGGDLTKGELKLLGKGGASQCGGGASTFGDGGGPDGGCGSMAATDFMTGNPEYGHRSAITESVALTENPMPSEVTKLMPR; from the exons ATAATCGGCATGAACCAAACGGAATCGGGGCCCCTGGCAACCGGGGACCGACTCAGTGGATATGCGAGCAGCGGGAACAGTGTCCGCTATCTCGACGACCGACATCCCTTGGATTACTTGGACCTGGGATCCGTAGTGAGCAACGCCCACGCCGCTCTCAACTCGACGGCCACCAGCAACTTATCGGATGCGAACGATACGGGAGCTCGGCCTCTTGATCCAGTGTTAATCGACCGGTTCCTGAGCAACCGGGCAGTGGACAGCCCATGGTACCATATGCTCATCAGTATGTACGGCGTACTGATTGTGTTCGGCGCCCTGGGCAACACCCTAGTGGTCATTGCAGTCGTCCGGAAGCCCATCATGCGCACGGCCCGCAACCTCTTCATCCTTAACTTGGCCATCTCGG ATTTACTTTTATGCCTGGTTACCATGCCGCTGACACTAATGGAAATCCTATCCAAATACTGGCCTTTTGGGTCCTGCTCCATCCTGTGCAAAACGATTGCCATGCTGCAGGCACTCTGCATTTTCGTGTCGACAATATCCATAACGGCCATCGCCTTCGACCGATATCAG GTTATTGTCTACCCCACGCGAGATAGTCTGCAGTTTGTGGGCGCAGTGACCACCCTGGCGTGTATTTGGGCCTTGGCCCTGCTCCTGGCATCACCGCTCTTTATCTACAAGGAGCTGATAAACACGGACACACCCACTCTGCTGCAACAGATTGGCTTCCAGGACACCATACCCTTTTGCATCGAGGACTGGCCGAGCAGCAACGGTCGCTTCtattactcgatcttctcgcTGTGCGTCCAGTACCTGGTGCCCATCCTGATTGTCTCTGTGGCCTATTTTGGGATCTACAACAAGCTGAAGAGCCGCATCACCGTGGTGGCCGTCCAGGCCGCCTCCGCCCAGCGGAAGGTGGAGCGGGGACGGCGGATGAAGCGGACCAACTGCCTCCTGATCAGCATCGCCGTAATCTTCGGAGTGTCCTGGCTGCCGCTGAATTTCTTCAACCTGTACGCGGACATGCAGCAGTCGCCGGTGACCCAGAACATGCTTGTGAAGTACGCCATCTGTCACATGATTGGCATGAGCTCCGCCTGCTCCAACCCGCTGCTCTACGGCTGGCTCAACGACAACTTCCGTAAAGAATTTCACGAACTGCTCTGCCGTTGCTCAGAACCCACTAATGTTGCTCTTAACGGTCACACGACAGGATGCAACGTCCAGGCGGCAGCGGCCCGGCGGCGCCGCAAGCTGGGCGGCGACCTCACCAAGGGCGAGCTGAAGTTGCTGGGCAAGGGCGGGGCCTCCCAGTGCGGCGGTGGCGCCTCAACTTTCGGCGACGGTGGCGGCCCGGACGGCGGTTGCGGCAGCATGGCCGCCACCGACTTCATGACCGGAAACCCAGAGTACGGACATCGCAGCGCTATCACCGAGTCTGTGGCCCTCACGGAGAACCCCATGCCCTCGGAGGTCACCAAACTGATGCCGCGGTAA